A genomic segment from bacterium encodes:
- a CDS encoding efflux RND transporter permease subunit, protein MSLPEFSVKRPVTVIMLIGIIVVLGGFSLYNMGLELLPDINFPTISVITRWEGAAPEDVEQMITDPLEQIMGTIRNVKSVKSISREGYSIIMVEFEWGTNLDFAAQDMRDQISLYKQYLPSDAKDPLVFKFDVSMIPAAAFVLTGTGEPERLRKIAEDVVKQRLQRLEGVAGVSILGGKEKEVKIILDKAKITALGINPQQVIMAVAFNNMNLPAGYLVKQNKEYLLRTYGEYTSLDQIKNVVVGISKNYKPIRLCDVAKIEIDYKSERVENKVNDKDAIWIMITKESGANTVKMMDRVNREIKNLKNILPEDVDIAMMFDMSRVIKRVTSRTTSNAIVGGILAIILIFIFLRSWRPTLAISLAIPISILATFIALYFSGYTLNLMTLGGLALGVGMLVDNAVVVIENIYRLIEEGKGRFKAASQGATQVSMAITASTLTTIAVFFPVLFIRSIVGKLAKGLAVTIIFSLLASLFVALTLVPVIAAQIFKRERRDIMAAGKWMTKVRDRYRKWVSWTVKHKWATFLGTLAIFVLSLSLIPFIGGEFVPKFSGEFGQAQFYMPPGTPLEETKNIAEQILEPVKTDPDVLLYGYLVGSASAGSDISAIGEEMGPNAGRLYLRFKRLKQRQKDPEVIMDKIRKSFPVLKGARFVESEMSAQALGGQLGDIEVKIHGPDMDKLLELADKVASEMKKIDGITDVDISIKKGRPEYRIVVDREKAAHYGFTVSDVANAVKIYTVGSLAGRFNYKGDLIDITVSLDSTQRVDLGGILTLPVMNRQGVIVPLSQVAHIEETVGPTKIEREERQRKVSVSASVRGVDLNTATSRVEKLMRQLKKSAIWPSEYSYSIGGAADQMRKMFKDIGIALIVALLLVYMVMASQFESFLHPFVIMFTQPMAFIGVLWAFFITGQKFSMPSLLGIMILVGIVVNNGIVLVDFINQLRRKGMDMYSAIIEAGTLRLRPILITALTTIFGMLPMALMRTEGHEMRAPMAIATIGGLITATALTLLVLPATYAIFERVSVKARAGMKKMLGVEDEEE, encoded by the coding sequence ATGTCGCTACCTGAATTTTCGGTAAAAAGACCGGTAACGGTTATAATGCTTATCGGCATTATAGTGGTTTTGGGTGGGTTTTCGCTTTATAATATGGGTCTTGAACTCCTGCCCGATATAAACTTTCCGACCATATCAGTTATCACACGCTGGGAAGGGGCAGCCCCCGAGGATGTTGAGCAAATGATAACCGACCCCCTTGAACAGATAATGGGGACTATAAGAAATGTAAAGTCAGTGAAGTCGATTTCGCGGGAAGGCTACTCAATAATTATGGTTGAATTCGAATGGGGCACGAATCTTGACTTTGCAGCTCAGGACATGAGGGACCAGATTAGCCTTTACAAGCAATATTTACCTTCAGATGCCAAGGACCCGCTGGTTTTCAAGTTCGATGTTTCCATGATACCAGCCGCAGCATTTGTCCTTACGGGCACGGGGGAGCCAGAAAGATTGCGCAAAATAGCCGAAGATGTGGTAAAACAGCGATTGCAAAGGCTTGAGGGTGTTGCTGGTGTGAGTATTTTGGGCGGAAAAGAGAAAGAGGTCAAGATAATTCTTGATAAAGCCAAGATAACAGCGCTCGGAATCAATCCTCAGCAGGTTATAATGGCAGTAGCATTCAATAATATGAATCTTCCTGCAGGGTATTTGGTGAAGCAAAATAAGGAATACCTTCTAAGAACCTACGGTGAATACACATCGCTCGACCAGATAAAAAATGTGGTCGTGGGCATTAGCAAAAATTACAAACCCATAAGGCTGTGCGATGTCGCGAAAATTGAGATAGACTACAAGAGCGAGCGTGTAGAAAATAAGGTCAACGATAAGGACGCGATATGGATAATGATAACCAAGGAGTCGGGAGCGAACACCGTCAAGATGATGGACCGGGTCAACCGTGAGATAAAAAATCTCAAAAATATTCTTCCCGAGGATGTGGACATTGCGATGATGTTCGACATGTCTCGTGTAATAAAAAGAGTAACATCGAGGACTACATCAAATGCTATTGTTGGGGGAATACTGGCGATAATTTTAATATTTATATTCCTTCGCTCTTGGCGTCCGACTCTTGCTATATCGCTCGCTATACCAATTTCCATACTCGCCACATTCATCGCGCTCTACTTTTCGGGCTATACGCTTAATTTGATGACTCTCGGAGGGCTCGCTCTTGGAGTAGGGATGCTTGTGGATAACGCTGTCGTGGTTATCGAAAATATTTATCGTCTTATCGAGGAAGGCAAAGGTAGATTTAAGGCAGCATCTCAGGGTGCAACGCAGGTTAGTATGGCTATAACTGCCTCAACGCTTACCACGATTGCTGTTTTCTTTCCCGTTCTTTTCATAAGAAGCATAGTGGGGAAACTTGCGAAAGGGCTTGCGGTAACCATTATTTTCTCGCTTCTTGCTTCGCTTTTCGTGGCGCTAACTCTTGTTCCTGTTATAGCTGCACAAATATTCAAGCGTGAGCGGCGTGACATAATGGCTGCGGGAAAATGGATGACCAAAGTGAGGGATAGGTATAGAAAGTGGGTAAGCTGGACCGTAAAACACAAATGGGCCACATTCCTTGGGACTTTGGCGATTTTTGTGCTGTCTCTTTCTTTGATTCCGTTTATCGGAGGCGAATTCGTGCCTAAATTCTCGGGTGAATTTGGGCAAGCGCAATTTTACATGCCGCCTGGAACCCCATTAGAGGAAACTAAAAACATTGCTGAACAAATTCTTGAGCCCGTTAAAACAGACCCAGATGTGCTCTTATACGGTTATCTTGTTGGTTCTGCTTCTGCGGGCTCTGACATTAGTGCGATCGGAGAAGAAATGGGTCCGAATGCAGGGAGGCTTTATCTGAGATTCAAAAGGCTCAAGCAAAGGCAGAAGGACCCTGAAGTAATAATGGATAAAATCAGAAAAAGCTTCCCTGTGCTCAAGGGTGCGCGGTTTGTGGAGTCTGAGATGAGCGCTCAGGCATTAGGTGGACAACTCGGTGATATCGAGGTTAAAATTCACGGTCCAGATATGGATAAACTTTTAGAACTCGCCGATAAAGTTGCATCTGAAATGAAGAAAATCGACGGTATAACTGATGTTGACATCTCGATAAAGAAAGGACGCCCTGAGTATCGCATAGTAGTTGATCGTGAGAAAGCAGCACATTACGGGTTTACAGTGTCAGATGTCGCTAATGCGGTAAAAATATATACTGTAGGTAGTCTTGCTGGAAGGTTTAACTACAAAGGTGACCTTATAGACATAACCGTCAGCCTCGATTCTACTCAGAGAGTTGACCTTGGCGGTATTCTTACGCTCCCTGTTATGAACAGGCAGGGTGTTATCGTTCCTTTATCTCAAGTCGCTCACATAGAGGAAACTGTAGGACCGACTAAAATAGAACGTGAAGAAAGGCAGCGCAAAGTAAGTGTAAGTGCTTCTGTGCGTGGCGTTGACCTTAATACCGCCACATCAAGGGTCGAAAAGCTAATGCGCCAGCTTAAGAAATCAGCGATTTGGCCGTCTGAGTATTCATATTCTATAGGCGGAGCTGCGGACCAAATGAGAAAAATGTTTAAGGACATTGGAATAGCGTTAATAGTCGCACTTCTTTTAGTTTACATGGTTATGGCTTCGCAGTTCGAGTCGTTCCTTCATCCATTTGTTATAATGTTCACTCAGCCCATGGCTTTTATCGGTGTTTTGTGGGCATTTTTCATTACTGGACAGAAGTTCTCCATGCCCTCGCTTCTCGGAATAATGATACTTGTGGGGATAGTAGTTAATAACGGTATAGTTCTCGTTGATTTCATAAATCAGTTGAGGCGTAAAGGGATGGACATGTACTCCGCTATTATTGAGGCTGGGACGCTACGCCTGCGACCGATACTTATTACTGCACTAACTACGATTTTCGGGATGCTACCTATGGCTTTGATGCGGACCGAGGGGCACGAGATGCGAGCCCCCATGGCTATAGCGACTATAGGCGGGCTTATAACTGCTACTGCTTTGACATTGCTCGTTTTGCCTGCTACATACGCTATATTTGAGCGAGTGTCCGTAAAAGCGCGTGCGGGTATGAAAAAGATGCTCGGCGTTGAGGACGAGGAAGAATAA
- a CDS encoding tetratricopeptide repeat protein codes for MDKMAKIALGAAFLGIVLVIISCAPQETAIQQPEQKKMTAEDSARIALEIKKYLSFGLEYYKNKQYNDAIRNFKKVLSMDPSNELAHKYLADSYLRHPDSTMIDSAFVLYSSAIKKFPNTAYFYSGYGYVLHKVARRYADLAEQESDSAKKETLQNKSEALIDSALVNFHKAVELDTGDYASMNALGTIYLSRGRLDSAMKWLGKSVEIDSNQVEIWDILAKIYVARGLNKEAARAYKHLHRLMPEESEYLLKYGQYLAKSGDLKNSLDILNEYINKNPNDYRGYQYLGLVMAFQKNYKDALRQLKKAEKLNPKSVKLMCDIASVYKDMKNYALARRYLAKAKKIDPKFGYIYIVEGDIVYQQAMDLVPESGELNMAAKCKLLTAYKIYKKALADPNWAGFAKSKMDYLKKYLPTREEIKAYEFMGNKCE; via the coding sequence ATGGATAAAATGGCCAAAATAGCACTTGGAGCAGCTTTCTTGGGGATTGTATTAGTAATTATTTCCTGCGCACCACAGGAAACAGCAATCCAGCAGCCCGAACAAAAAAAGATGACGGCTGAGGACAGCGCAAGAATCGCCCTCGAAATCAAAAAATACCTATCTTTTGGATTGGAATACTACAAAAACAAGCAATACAACGATGCAATAAGGAACTTTAAAAAGGTCCTTTCCATGGACCCGAGCAACGAACTTGCACACAAATACCTTGCGGACTCGTATCTTAGGCATCCCGATTCCACTATGATCGACTCCGCTTTCGTTCTCTACTCAAGCGCTATAAAGAAGTTTCCCAATACTGCGTACTTTTATTCAGGCTATGGATATGTTCTCCACAAAGTCGCAAGGCGATACGCCGACCTCGCCGAGCAGGAGTCCGACTCCGCGAAAAAGGAAACCCTTCAAAATAAATCGGAAGCCCTTATAGATAGCGCACTCGTCAACTTCCACAAAGCTGTTGAGCTGGACACTGGTGACTATGCGAGTATGAATGCGCTCGGAACCATTTATCTCAGCCGTGGTAGACTTGATTCTGCGATGAAGTGGCTCGGAAAATCCGTAGAAATAGATTCCAATCAGGTGGAAATATGGGACATTCTTGCCAAAATTTATGTCGCCCGTGGGCTTAACAAAGAAGCAGCGCGTGCATACAAGCACCTCCATCGGTTGATGCCTGAAGAATCGGAATATTTGCTCAAATACGGTCAATATCTTGCAAAAAGCGGTGACCTCAAGAATTCTTTGGACATACTGAACGAATACATAAACAAAAATCCAAACGACTACCGCGGCTACCAATATCTTGGGCTTGTTATGGCATTCCAGAAAAACTACAAGGATGCGCTTAGGCAACTCAAAAAAGCCGAAAAACTAAACCCAAAAAGCGTTAAACTTATGTGCGACATTGCGTCGGTTTACAAAGACATGAAGAACTATGCTCTCGCGCGCAGATACCTTGCGAAAGCCAAAAAAATAGACCCAAAATTCGGATATATATACATAGTTGAGGGCGACATCGTTTACCAACAGGCTATGGACCTCGTTCCCGAATCTGGTGAACTTAATATGGCCGCAAAATGCAAACTGCTAACCGCATACAAGATTTACAAAAAAGCGCTTGCTGACCCGAATTGGGCTGGCTTCGCTAAAAGCAAAATGGATTATTTGAAAAAATATCTCCCGACTCGCGAGGAGATTAAAGCATATGAATTCATGGGAAATAAATGTGAATAA
- a CDS encoding tetratricopeptide repeat protein, with translation MNSWEINVNNMKKTRTSMLLAVFMFAISVLVAGCFASSEEKMRRKAIPFYREALDYFYDGQFPIAKDKVLLAMKQYPQFVEAHILYQRILAHDKMTKELLKEYHKLMKDHPGNPIYIYLYARLLDDLDEQERLYKRILDIDKDCPWGYFGLGWVSYKRMDYATAAENFQKAVQLDPKNPLFHLNLGAVYYLMGHSHDATDEILKATELDPKFANAWYSLAATYYQRAEFDKAAEALRKYINIYPAAPDRRKVEKTIMQLSGGKL, from the coding sequence ATGAATTCATGGGAAATAAATGTGAATAACATGAAAAAAACTCGCACATCTATGCTCCTTGCTGTCTTCATGTTCGCAATCTCAGTACTTGTGGCAGGTTGTTTTGCCTCAAGCGAGGAAAAGATGCGGCGGAAGGCTATTCCATTTTACAGGGAAGCGCTCGATTACTTCTACGATGGGCAATTTCCCATAGCAAAGGACAAAGTTCTTCTTGCGATGAAACAATACCCACAATTTGTGGAGGCGCACATTCTTTATCAACGAATTCTTGCTCACGATAAAATGACCAAGGAGCTTCTTAAAGAATACCACAAGCTAATGAAAGACCATCCCGGCAATCCTATATACATATACCTTTATGCGCGACTTCTCGACGACCTCGACGAACAGGAAAGACTTTATAAACGCATCCTCGACATAGATAAGGACTGCCCGTGGGGTTATTTTGGACTCGGATGGGTCAGCTACAAACGAATGGACTACGCCACAGCAGCGGAAAACTTCCAGAAAGCGGTTCAACTTGACCCGAAAAACCCACTGTTCCACCTTAATCTGGGGGCAGTTTACTACCTTATGGGACACAGCCACGATGCCACGGACGAAATTCTTAAAGCAACAGAACTTGACCCAAAATTCGCTAATGCATGGTATTCTCTTGCGGCAACATATTATCAGCGCGCTGAATTCGACAAAGCCGCTGAAGCGCTGCGCAAATACATAAACATTTATCCTGCCGCGCCTGACAGAAGAAAAGTCGAAAAAACCATAATGCAACTAAGCGGTGGGAAATTGTAA
- a CDS encoding TIGR03790 family protein: MKFWVLASLILISITLADDDPRKVLIVYNTAFPDRNGDGIGDSQEAAEYYAAKRGVPATNIIGLPLPNSTYFSNWRQFYEQLVVPVRAKIDSLGERNIFYILLSYGIPERVNTPASPRSMRGVDNVLCLPSMLDSAGTVFPTYWYYNVAYFESSPTRGSDRGHFTGNERLLGNRLFLVTRLDGIDVEYAKGLVDMALYGEKYIYPDSGYYNGIGYVDTRYAHYSDSVLIRGYPFGYGSYARADSSMAFGKFFVVDAGFKLMWEYHETEIGESGAVFEDGTSAEYAPNALWYEGWYNYNKYQDAWEWIPGSAACDLNSNSGAHMRDSLARSFLTNAFKRGLTCGVGCVGEPYLSGHARPEVFLYYMLNGFNFAEASYLSQPALLWRAIHIGDPLYNPMKPKTPIIDTIPPPMPAITLTSRGDTAKIKLEIPTSADRPELMKAKIIYGRSLAALTDSTDWTPLWRTRQEIVITGLIPDSMYYFIVTMKDPVGNISTTAGDSFICGRDGLVGIASNEKLPKNMRLIAYPNPFNTAVRIKAPIGATISIYSIDGRVVATFSRNEIIWHPETNSSGVYIVAAKKGKTVKRIKIMHIK; this comes from the coding sequence ATGAAATTTTGGGTTCTTGCTTCGTTGATTTTGATAAGCATAACACTTGCCGATGATGACCCAAGGAAAGTACTTATAGTCTACAACACAGCTTTCCCGGACAGAAATGGAGATGGCATAGGCGACTCCCAAGAAGCAGCAGAATATTATGCCGCCAAAAGAGGTGTACCAGCAACAAATATTATCGGTCTTCCTTTGCCCAATTCCACATACTTTTCAAACTGGCGACAATTTTATGAGCAACTTGTCGTGCCTGTCAGAGCAAAGATTGATTCCTTAGGAGAGAGGAACATTTTCTACATTCTGCTTTCGTATGGCATTCCCGAACGAGTGAACACGCCAGCAAGTCCGCGTTCAATGCGAGGGGTTGACAATGTGCTATGTTTGCCGAGCATGCTCGATTCCGCCGGCACAGTTTTTCCAACATATTGGTATTATAATGTTGCCTACTTCGAGAGTTCCCCGACTCGTGGCAGCGACAGAGGACACTTTACCGGCAATGAGCGTTTGCTGGGGAACAGACTTTTTCTTGTTACCCGCCTCGATGGGATTGATGTCGAATATGCCAAAGGTCTCGTTGACATGGCGCTTTACGGAGAAAAATACATCTACCCCGACTCCGGCTATTACAACGGTATAGGCTATGTAGACACGCGATATGCGCACTACTCCGATAGCGTGCTTATAAGAGGATATCCATTCGGCTACGGAAGTTACGCGAGGGCTGATTCGTCCATGGCGTTCGGTAAGTTTTTTGTAGTAGACGCTGGATTCAAATTAATGTGGGAATATCACGAGACCGAGATAGGGGAATCGGGAGCAGTATTCGAGGACGGCACTTCGGCAGAATATGCACCCAATGCGCTATGGTATGAGGGTTGGTATAATTACAATAAATATCAGGACGCTTGGGAATGGATACCGGGTTCAGCGGCTTGCGACCTTAATTCCAACTCAGGCGCTCACATGCGCGATTCACTCGCTCGCTCATTTCTTACCAATGCGTTCAAGCGTGGACTAACATGCGGAGTAGGCTGTGTCGGGGAACCCTATCTATCTGGACACGCAAGACCCGAGGTCTTCTTGTATTACATGCTTAATGGATTCAATTTCGCGGAGGCATCCTATCTTTCGCAGCCAGCTTTACTTTGGCGGGCTATCCACATAGGAGACCCACTTTACAACCCTATGAAACCAAAAACACCGATTATAGATACGATACCACCGCCCATGCCCGCAATAACGCTTACATCCCGAGGCGACACTGCCAAAATAAAACTCGAGATTCCCACAAGTGCGGACAGACCCGAATTAATGAAAGCAAAAATAATTTATGGTCGCTCTCTTGCAGCATTAACCGATTCGACAGACTGGACACCATTGTGGCGAACAAGGCAGGAGATTGTGATAACCGGACTTATCCCTGATTCCATGTACTACTTTATCGTGACTATGAAAGACCCAGTGGGCAACATCAGCACAACAGCGGGCGATTCCTTCATATGTGGACGGGATGGGCTTGTTGGCATAGCTTCGAATGAAAAACTTCCAAAAAACATGAGGCTCATTGCTTATCCCAATCCATTTAACACCGCAGTTCGCATAAAAGCCCCTATTGGCGCGACCATATCGATTTATTCAATAGATGGAAGAGTTGTTGCCACATTCAGCAGGAACGAAATTATATGGCATCCAGAAACCAATTCGAGCGGCGTTTATATAGTAGCCGCCAAAAAGGGAAAGACAGTAAAAAGAATTAAAATAATGCACATAAAATAA
- a CDS encoding T9SS type A sorting domain-containing protein translates to MRKVAIILMLALGAVFGQVSDISLRLPKEFLNEHHSATNANVRMHFHFDYQDTLNDSASLSVDGAIVYVSVDTGSTWIACTAAVIGTLGYDSTYHATYDSNPPSGQVLYYYKMWDDSSVTFWTPCNTEDSFPPPPNLLVHIMLDPANDADSVKLPYSSGKNYYICTNLRNYWVGYSTEKCYEKITVQGGGFPHSHSVTVTNPNSCPSWAPYRNISITIYHMYIFPIYNPNALYPDSIFYAAVKGNVNITFLGVGVHVYTGLYKITKPGPGASTSDYLSAYTRIGDIDTFVSGDTLVISFNWDSLTSDSAFGDLDSSDFVVLGCGIASFYIFNSDPSCWLPSIPDTYYYVLNDASKSAGMYLRSGCYTVAPSDSPSLNNYYASLTDSGTTFFCTYYDPNDDIPVIRQVIVGTDTFDMGSTDHSYQDSAQFVVATDSFTSGSTFYFRFSDGANVVTTDTLTLRVSENSERPDNFSIEVIPNPFNRSCKIINPTGCSLRILDISGHIVAKLSGEEITWQPQPDLPSGIYFIEAKHSGKTLIKRLVLLK, encoded by the coding sequence ATGAGAAAAGTAGCTATTATTCTCATGTTAGCACTCGGAGCAGTTTTTGGGCAGGTCTCAGACATCTCCCTAAGACTTCCGAAGGAATTCTTAAACGAGCATCACTCAGCGACCAACGCTAATGTCAGGATGCACTTTCACTTTGATTATCAAGACACGCTGAACGACTCCGCCTCACTTTCTGTCGACGGCGCTATAGTTTATGTTTCCGTGGATACAGGTTCCACATGGATTGCATGCACAGCAGCAGTAATCGGAACGCTTGGATACGACTCCACATATCATGCTACCTACGATTCCAATCCACCATCTGGACAGGTTCTCTACTATTACAAAATGTGGGACGATAGCAGCGTTACTTTCTGGACACCGTGCAATACTGAGGACAGTTTTCCACCACCGCCAAACCTTCTCGTGCACATAATGCTTGACCCAGCGAACGACGCTGATTCGGTTAAGCTCCCTTACAGCAGCGGAAAGAATTATTACATATGCACAAACCTCAGAAACTACTGGGTCGGATACTCAACGGAGAAGTGCTACGAAAAAATAACAGTACAGGGTGGCGGATTCCCTCATAGCCACTCAGTAACGGTTACCAACCCCAACAGCTGCCCCTCGTGGGCGCCATACAGAAATATATCCATAACAATCTATCACATGTACATTTTCCCCATATACAACCCCAACGCACTTTACCCTGACTCCATATTTTACGCAGCGGTTAAAGGCAATGTTAATATAACATTTCTTGGAGTGGGCGTTCATGTCTACACCGGGCTTTACAAAATAACCAAACCCGGTCCGGGAGCCTCTACAAGCGACTATCTTTCAGCATACACACGAATAGGAGATATCGATACATTCGTTTCAGGGGATACGCTGGTCATAAGCTTTAACTGGGACTCACTAACCTCAGACAGTGCCTTCGGTGACCTCGACTCCTCCGACTTCGTCGTTCTGGGATGCGGTATAGCATCATTTTACATATTCAACAGCGACCCAAGTTGCTGGTTGCCATCAATACCCGATACATACTATTATGTTCTTAACGACGCCTCAAAATCGGCGGGTATGTATCTTCGCTCAGGATGTTATACCGTAGCACCATCTGATTCACCCTCATTAAATAACTACTACGCTTCACTTACCGATTCTGGCACTACATTTTTCTGCACCTATTACGACCCTAACGATGACATTCCGGTAATAAGGCAGGTCATAGTTGGAACCGATACATTCGACATGGGCTCAACAGATCATTCATATCAGGATAGCGCACAATTCGTCGTGGCAACGGATAGCTTTACTTCTGGCAGCACATTTTATTTCCGCTTTTCCGATGGCGCCAATGTCGTGACCACAGACACATTAACACTTAGGGTAAGCGAAAATAGCGAAAGACCAGATAATTTTAGCATAGAAGTAATCCCAAACCCATTCAACAGAAGCTGCAAAATAATCAATCCAACAGGATGTTCACTAAGAATTCTCGACATCAGCGGACACATTGTAGCAAAACTTTCAGGGGAGGAAATTACATGGCAACCCCAGCCAGACCTTCCAAGCGGGATTTACTTTATCGAAGCAAAACACAGTGGTAAAACATTGATTAAACGGCTTGTGTTGCTGAAATGA
- the tsaA gene encoding tRNA (N6-threonylcarbamoyladenosine(37)-N6)-methyltransferase TrmO produces the protein MMEFEEICYKPIGVIHSSFKSTDETPYQPYAGSEFTAWVEIYKPYIEAIEGLERHKMIILVCHLHEVKEKPLKVIPRNKSSVQGVFSTRSPRRPNPIAISKVELVEVKDNKVIFRGVDLIDGTPVLDIKPALDEKF, from the coding sequence ATGATGGAATTTGAGGAAATTTGTTATAAACCTATAGGAGTAATTCATTCGTCATTCAAATCCACCGATGAAACACCCTATCAGCCTTACGCAGGCTCTGAATTTACTGCCTGGGTGGAAATTTACAAGCCTTACATCGAAGCTATCGAAGGGCTCGAGAGACATAAAATGATAATTTTGGTCTGCCATCTCCATGAAGTTAAAGAAAAACCTTTGAAGGTTATCCCACGCAATAAATCTTCTGTGCAGGGCGTTTTTTCCACACGCTCACCTCGACGACCCAACCCAATCGCTATTTCGAAAGTAGAGCTTGTAGAAGTAAAGGACAACAAAGTCATCTTTCGCGGTGTCGACCTTATCGACGGAACGCCGGTTCTGGACATAAAGCCTGCTTTGGATGAAAAGTTTTAA
- the hypB gene encoding hydrogenase nickel incorporation protein HypB — translation MCEHCGNHNNSHEKESVASFTINKDILSKNAEIAAHNREMLDRFGITMINIVGSPGSGKTTLLEKTIPAIKNEIKVAVIEGDVETSNDKERIEKLGIPCYQINTHGACHLEAEMVHKALHELCLDESYNLVFVENVGNLICPADFPLGEDFRVVVLSTAEGDDKPEKYPEIFFGSDAVILSKTDLIEHLDFDLDKCRERLLRVNPKAKLITLSAKNGKGIDEWLSWLSWAITKPR, via the coding sequence ATGTGCGAGCATTGCGGAAATCATAATAATAGCCACGAAAAAGAGAGCGTTGCGAGTTTCACGATAAACAAGGATATACTAAGCAAAAATGCCGAGATAGCTGCCCACAACAGGGAAATGCTTGACCGATTTGGAATAACGATGATAAACATAGTTGGGTCACCAGGTTCCGGCAAAACAACGCTGCTTGAGAAAACCATTCCCGCGATAAAGAACGAAATAAAAGTTGCAGTCATCGAGGGCGATGTTGAGACCAGCAACGATAAGGAAAGAATAGAGAAACTTGGGATACCTTGCTATCAAATAAACACTCACGGCGCCTGTCACCTTGAAGCGGAAATGGTTCATAAGGCTTTGCACGAACTTTGTCTTGACGAAAGCTACAATCTTGTCTTTGTCGAAAATGTTGGCAACTTAATTTGTCCCGCCGACTTCCCTCTTGGGGAGGATTTCCGAGTCGTGGTTCTATCCACCGCCGAGGGAGATGATAAGCCCGAAAAGTATCCGGAAATTTTCTTTGGCTCGGACGCTGTCATTCTTTCCAAAACAGACCTTATCGAGCACCTCGATTTCGACCTTGATAAATGCAGGGAAAGACTTCTGCGTGTGAACCCTAAAGCTAAGCTGATAACTCTATCAGCTAAAAACGGAAAGGGAATAGATGAGTGGTTATCGTGGCTTTCATGGGCGATAACGAAACCCCGCTGA